The following proteins come from a genomic window of Maylandia zebra isolate NMK-2024a linkage group LG22, Mzebra_GT3a, whole genome shotgun sequence:
- the LOC101471071 gene encoding uncharacterized protein LOC101471071: protein MHTLCAVLLLAFVVLACSSPAVNKLWEEWKTKHGKVYDNQTEIDFRRAVWEKNVHLVLRHNQEASAGKHSFTLGLNHLADMTAEEINENLNGLKLEETVNFTNGTFKDVSDSPLPANVDWRKEGLVGPVRNQGLCGSCWAFSSLGALEGQLKKRTGTLVSLSPQNLVDCSTQDGNLGCRGGYITKAYSYVIRNGGVDSESFYPYEHKNGKCRYSVQGRAGYCSKFSVLPEGDEKMLQKVLASVGPISVAVNAMLESFHMYSGGLYNVPSCNPKLINHAVLLVGYGTDGGQDYWLVKNSWGTAWGEGGYIRLARNKNNLCGIASFPVYPTYVAGAQYTDSMNADFKCKLIPPVNSAAAVHLKAGATLQAVCFVTPWLEPVFFFSQILKMFQRLLFTVLCGFAVADISSQTDRHWELWKKTHKKVYSHQIEELRRRLIWEMNLKLINLHNLEASLNLHTYELAINHFGDMTPVEIAGTLMGTRVPSDLEMVAASFIKVNASLPASVDWRDKGLVTPVKKQGSCGACWAFSAAGALEGQLKKSTGILRSLSAQNLIDCTTDYGNRGCNGGLIARAFKYVVDNQGIASEDAYPYIGKHNQCKYNPLYRAANCSGYCCLPRGDESALKEAVALVGPIAVAVDASRPQFRFYHRGVYMDNTCTQKVNHGVLVVGYGREKGQDFWLVKNSWGVQFGEEGYIKMARNRNNQCGIAHHACFPFV from the exons ATGCACACTTTGTGTGCTGTGTTGCTTTTGGCCTTCGTGGTCCTCGCCTGTTCTTCGCCCGCTGTGAACAAATTGTGGGAAGAGTGGAAAACCAAACATGGAAAAGTTTATGATAATCAG ACCGAGATCGACTTCAGGAGGGCAGTATGGGAGAAGAACGTGCACTTGGTGTTGAGACACAATCAGGAAGCCTCGGCAGGGAAGCACAGCTTCACGCTGGGACTGAACCACCTGGCTGACATG ACAGCTGAGGAAATCAATGAGAATCTGAACGGCTTGAAGCTGGAGGAGACCGTTAATTTCACAAATGGCACTTTTAAGGACGTGAGTGACTCACCGTTACCTGCGAATGTGGACTGGAGGAAAGAGGGCCTGGTGGGTCCTGTCAGAAACCAG GGTTTGTGTGGGTCATGCTGGGCCTTCAGCTCTTTGGGAGCTCTCGAGGGCCAGCTGAAGAAGCGCACTGGTACACTTGTTTCCCTGAGTCCGCAGAACTTGGTGGATTGCAGCACCCAGGACGGAAACCTGGGTTGCAGAGGAGGCTACATCACGAAAGCCTACAGCTACGTCATTCGCAACGGAGGCGTTGACTCGGAGAGCTTTTATCCCTACGAACACAAG AATGGGAAATGCCGCTATTCTGTCCAGGGCCGGGCTGGCTACTGTTCCAAATTCAGCGTCCTTCCAGAAGGAGATGAGAAGATGCTGCAGAAAGTTTTGGCATCAGTGGGGCCGATCTCCGTGGCCGTGAATGCCATGCTGGAATCTTTTCATATGTACAGTGGAG GTTTATACAACGTACCAAGCTGCAACCCAAAGCTGATCAATCATGCTGTGTTGCTCGTGGGCTATGGCACAGATGGAGGACAAGACTACTGGCTGGTGAAAAATAG cTGGGGAACTGCATGGGGAGAAGGAGGTTACATTCGGCTTGCCCGGAACAAGAATAATCTCTGCGGCATCGCCAGCTTTCCAGTCTACCCTACA TACGTGGCTGGTGCACAGTATACAGACAGCATGAACG CtgactttaaatgtaaattgaTACCACCTGTAAACTCTGCTGCTGCAGTCCACTTAAAAGCAGGAGCCACACTGCAGGCTGTTTGCTTTGTCACACCGTGGTTGGAACCcgtcttcttcttttcccaGATTCTGAAAATGTTTCAGCGCCTGCTTTTCACAGTCTTGTGTGGATTTGCAGTGGCCGATATCAGTTCGCAAACAGATCGACACTGGGAGCTATGGAAGAAAACGCATAAGAAAGTATATTCTCACCAG ATTGAGGAGTTGAGACGCAGATTGATTTGGGAAATGAACTTGAAACTGATTAATCTTCACAACCTGGAAGCCTCACTGAATTTGCACACTTACGAACTGGCAATCAACCACTTCGGAGACATG ACCCCTGTGGAGATCGCTGGCACTCTCATGGGCACTAGGGTACCATCTGACCTGGAGATGGTTGCTGCGAGCTTCATAAAAGTCAATGCTTCTCTACCAGCTTCAGTGGACTGGAGGGATAAAGGCTTGGTAACTCCAGTCAAAAAGCAG GGTTCTTGTGGCGCTTGTTGGGCTTTCAGTGCGGCTGGAGCTCTTGAGGGGCAACTTAAAAAGTCTACAGGCATTTTGAGATCTCTCAGCGCTCAAAACCTGATTGACTGCACCACAGATTATGGCAACCGGGGGTGCAATGGTGGCTTAATAGCACGTGCCTTCAAGTATGTTGTTGATAACCAAGGCATTGCTTCTGAAGATGCTTACCCCTATATCGGAAAG CATAATCAGTGCAAGTACAACCCACTGTATCGGGCTGCTAACTGCTCAGGGTATTGCTGCTTACCaaggggggatgagtctgcACTGAAGGAGGCAGTGGCTCTTGTGGGGCCCATCGCTGTTGCAGTTGATGCTTCCAGGCCACAGTTTCGCTTCTACCATCGTG GCGTGTACATGGACAACACGTGTACCCAGAAAGTGAACCATGGCGTGCTGGTTGTGGGTTACGGCAGAGAGAAAGGACAGGACTTCTGGCTCGTCAAAAACAG CTGGGGTGTACAGTTTGGAGAAGAAGGCTACATCAAGATGGCTCGGAACCGAAACAACCAGTGTGGCATCGCTCACCatgcttgttttccttttgtttaa